From Thalassovita sp.:
CGCGCAGCAGAACGCCCCAGCCGCCGGGGCCGGGATTGCCGGAGCAGGCTCCGTCGGTATATGCATAAAGTTCGGGCATAAAGGCGAAGTGCCAGTGCCACGCCGGGCCGTCAAGAGGTTTGCGGCGGATGGCGTGTCAGGGGATCGGCTGTAGGCCCACAAAAATCAGGCAGGCCAGGACCACAGCAGTGATCGACAGGCGCAGGCTCAGCCACCACGGCGGCGCCAGGCCCTGTTTCTGCATCCAATGGTCCAAGGGCAGCAGCCCGACAAACAGCGCGATCAGCAACCAATGGCGGGTGATCGTCCCCAATCCCAGTGACAGCACATGGTCTGTGAGCAAGCCAAAGGCCAGGATCGCCGGAATGACACTGGCGGCATAGCCAAAGGCATCACTGCGGTGGGCGGCAAAACCCCAGAGGGTG
This genomic window contains:
- a CDS encoding DUF3429 domain-containing protein — its product is MFNWSAIPRPALTLGFAGTLPFLFAALAPLDVTDRYVLSLAYGLVILCFMAGTLWGFAAHRSDAFGYAASVIPAILAFGLLTDHVLSLGLGTITRHWLLIALFVGLLPLDHWMQKQGLAPPWWLSLRLSITAVVLACLIFVGLQPIP